DNA from Dasypus novemcinctus isolate mDasNov1 chromosome 19, mDasNov1.1.hap2, whole genome shotgun sequence:
GAAACGTGGTCAGCAGAGAAGTCGCTCAAGCAGTGGCCCCGCAAACCCCTCCCCTCGCCAGCCCAAGGGAGGGAGCAGCTGGGCCTCTGCGTCCGAGAGGAAGAGGGTGCGGTCACACCGTCACGCCGTGGCGACAGCCCTGCCTGGGCGTGCCGAGCCTGCCGTGCGGTGCCCGAGCGGGGTGTGCGCGGCCGAGGCAGGTGCACACGGGCTGAGAACGAGTGCCGGCTCCGCAGACCCAGGCCGCCTCGGGTGGGGTCTGGGGCGCCCCTGCACCCCAGCGCGGACCAGCAGGAGGCAGCCGCGGTGCCCGCCCGCCTCCCTCAGCTGCTGGGTGTGGACAGAGGTGCTGCCAGGGTCCCCCGCCCTTGCTTTCCTGCCAGCGTGGGTGGAAGCCTGTCCCTGCCCCTTGTGGTGTAAACCGGGCTGCCCCCAGTAAGGGCTGGGTCCCCACTGGCGAGTGTCCCGGGCATGAGGGGCCCACAGGGGCCCGCTGGGTGGGGGCAGGTGCAGCCGCCTCCACTTCCCGCCCCTGAAGCAGGCGCCACCCCCTGGGCGACAGGACTCGACTGGCTCCAGTTTCAGCTGCTCAGGTTCCCCATCACGCCATGGCGGCggcttctcctttcccttcctgtCCAGCTGACTCCCAGCCCGCGGCTGCTCCTGCTGCTCTCGCGTTCAGGCTCGTTAGCGTCTGGAGCGGCAGGCCTGCTGGAAGAGTCTCCTCTCCCAGTTGGGGCCCAGGCTATTTGGGCGCAGACTGTCCCCAAACTTAGGGCAGACTGTCCCCAGAGGGCCTCGTGCCCGTGGGCTCACACCCGGAGCGGGTGAGCAGAAGCATCCGTGTGGGGCTGCGGCTCTGTCTGGGCCACACAGGCCCCAGCGAGCAGCACTGCTGCCACGCTGTCCCAGGCCCCAGGGTGGCTCTGCACCCACCACGTGCGCCGGCGAAAGAGGACGTGCCCCTTCTGCCCATGCAGGCAGCGGGCAGAGGGGCTGGCCGGGCACGGGCGGGGGGCCACCAGAGCGCTGTCCAGTCGCGCCTGCCCGCCTCGGTGCCGGGCAGCTCGGGGCGTGTTTCTCCAAGAGCGTCCTCACAGCCGCCACCACCGAGGGCCCTCGGAGGGCAAGTGGGCGCTGCCGCACGTCCTGGGGGTGGCAGTGGTGGGCACCAGGCCCCCAGGCTCCGAGGGCGCTTTGCAGCGCCCTGCACACGTCGGCGGGTAGCGGCTTTCCACAGGCCCCGGCTGGCGGCCTCACGGCACCCGGGCCCCAGGCCGCGTCCACAGGCTCCGTGTCTGCCCATCATGCAGTGCCCCAgggcccctcctccccccgcaCCGCAGCGGAGACCCTCGAGGGGGGTGGCGCAGCGAGTGCGCGGGCGCGGTCCTCGGCGGGCGCCCCCAGCTCTCCTTCCCCCCGCAGGATGCGGGAAGCCTCCTCGCGCCCCAAGCGGGAGTACAAGCCCAAGCCCCGGGAGCCCTTCGACCTCGGGGAGCCCGAGCAGCCCAACGGGGGCTTCCCCTGCGCCACGGCCCCCAAGATCACAGGTAACGGGCGGCCGCACACCCGGGGCGTCTCCCGGGGCCACTTGGGGGATACCCCCAGGCGCGTTCCCCAGCCTGCCACAGGcccctgggagggggaggggtccccGGGGATCAGGAATTGGGGCCCCCGAGGGCCCCTGCCCTGACCCCGTGTGGTCTGCGCGCAGCTTCTTCGTCTTTCCGCTCCTCCGAGAAGCCCATCCGGACCCCCAGCAGGAGCATGCGTGAGTGTCCCCACCCCGGCCCCGCCCTGCGGCCCCCCGTGAATGAGCCCGGCTGCCCCcccaggcgccccgcccccgccggagCCCCTTCTGGCCCCATGTGCGTAGCCCGGTGGCAGAGCCTCTCAGACGGCCACGCTGGCTCGGACGGCCCCgtggggcagtggggggaggcAGGGTCCCTCCCGGCTCCCAGCTCAGCcacaggcagggaggcaggggcgCAGGGCCGGGTGGGCGCCTGGTAGCCCGGGGTCTGGGCGGGGCCGCGGCCCTCAcgccccccccccctgccccccagcgcCCCTGGACCAGCCGAGCTGCAAGGCGCTGTACGACTTCGAGCCCGAGAACGACGGGGAGCTGGGCTTCCGCGAGGGCGACATCATCACGCTGACCAACCAGATCGACGAGAACTGGTACGAGGGCATGCTCAGCGGCCAGTCGGGCTTCTTCCCGCTCAGCTACGTGGAAGTGCTGGTGCCCCTGCCCCAGTGAGCGGCGCCCGCGGCGGCCCGCGGCCCGGCCACACTACGGTGCTCCTCAAACACTAAGGCCCCTGCTCGGGCACGGGGGTCCCCGCGGGCCTCTTCTCCAGCACCCCCCCGCGGTCCCCACCTCCGTCCTGACGAGGGGGCACGCCCCCCCCGCCCGGGGTCCACCCGCAGCGGACGGCAGTGACCGTGGGCAGGGCGGCCCGGGCTCGGGCCCACGAGGCTCCCTTCCCAGCCCGTTGCCGGCGATgggcccctgccccgccccccgcccaggtgctccctccccccgcccccctcctaggtgctccctccccagggctcctcctcccagggcctcctagaacCAGGGCCAGGCTCACCTTCCCGCACACCCCACACCCGGGAGAGGAGCCTGGCGGGCAGCGTCCCCTCCCGCTAGCTCAGACGGGCCCGCGGCCCCAGCCGCCCACAAGacccccccccagccctcccgacgcgggccccttcctgcccccaccaAGCACACAGGGGCAGGTTTCTCTCCAGCCACCAGCTACACCCCTCCAGGTCACCCAAGGTCAGGCACAAGGCTTTGGCGAGACCCTCTGCCGGGCCCCGGGGGCAGGCGCTggcaccccctgccccagccaaCCGCCCGCCCCAGCCGCGGGCCCCTCTAGACCAAGCAGGAGCTCTCGGGACCCCGAGCCCCTGCCCGGCGAGCGGCCCCCGCACCGCCGTCACTTCAGCTTGGACcacagccccccccaccccccgggccCCGCTCCCCCCCACCCATATGCGGGGGCGGGCCCGCGGCAGTGCTCCCTGGGGGCAACTCGAGATGTCACTCTGGTTTTTATAAAAAAAGTATTAAATGTCTCTTTCTATACTCGGCTGCCTTGTCCCGGCGTGCACACGGCAGGGTCTTCCCCCATCACACTCCCACACCCCGACAGTCACCAGCCACAGCAGGGTCGCCCCGGACCCCAAGACTGCGGCTCCCCCCTGGCTGTGCACCCACAGCCGCCACCAGGAGGGCAGGGCGGCGTGTGGGGCCACCCCCGCCAAGGCGTGGGCCCCGGGCCCAAGGGAGACACGCGGGTGCGGCTTGTTTCTCGTGTCTTTATTATCGGCACCAGAAAGGAGACAGCATGACAGGGCCTCAGACCCGCCCAGGCGCCCCCGAGGGGGCAGGGCATGGGGTTCCCCGAGACCACCCCCACACGCCCGGCCCAGGGCCCTCAGCTGCCCTGCCTGAGGGCGCTGTAGACCTGCTCCAGCGCGGGGCCCAGCCCCTGGTCCCTGGGCGTCCTGCTGGCCAAGGAGAGCTGGAAAGAGGGGCTGCGTCAGATCCCCGCAGccgcaggcgcccctcgccgcgccccgGTCTCCTGCCTGAGCTCGGGGCCCGGGGACGCGTGGCTGGTGGAGGGGGCACCTGCAGGGCCCGTGCCCCGCTCGCACCCCGTCCGCCTCCAGCCCTGGCCGACAGGGCGGCCTGCAGGCAGCGCCCCTCCAGATAGCCCCAGCGGGTCCCGGTGCCCAGGGAGCCCTTGCGTCACACCCCCCGGGGGGCGGCCAGGGCGGAACGAGGAGCCAGGGCGGCTGCTCTCCTGGGGCGTCGGGGGCCGCGAGTCCACGGGCTCCTCACACTCTACGTGTGGAtggcccccacccccggcccaggCCGGCCTGCTCCCCGCTCGTCTGCTTTGGGGCAGGAGGCGGCAGGGGCTGCCCCTGGCTCGGGCCCGGGGCCCTGCGCTCACCTTGAGCTTGTCCAGGTAGGTGTGCTCGTGGCTCCAGGGCTCCTGGAAGCGCACCAGGTCGGGGGCCCCCTTGTAGAAGTCCAGCAGCAGCGTCTGCGGGCGGCGCAGGATGgcaccctccctcccaccccccgccgGGCCCTGGAGACGGGGCGCTGCCTGCCCCCCGCAGCTTCCAACCCCACACAGCAGGGGCCAGCAGCCGAGACCCACCTCGAGGGTCCAAACgaggggcaggagggcagggcccGACCCCCGCGCGGCCCCAGCCCCGCGCCCTGGCTCCGTCCAACAAGCCCGTCCGGGGCCTCTCAAACCCCCACGATCACCACTACCTGGGCACCTCTGACAACCCGTTTCTCTCCTTGGGGACTGGGTGGCCGGGCagagggggccgggggccgggggcacgCAAGCGGCCAGGACCAGCTGTCCCGACACTGCGAGGTGGTGCCGCGCTGCGCCCAGGCACAAGCTCACCATCTCGCGCAGGATGTCGTTGGTCAGGAAGCCGTCCTGGACGCAGGCCATCTCCACGTCCATGGGGATGCCGTAGTCGCCCGGTCTTTGCTGGCGGGACACGGGTCCGTCAGCGAGGACTCACCGCGACCCCCGGTCCCGGGACGGCGGTGCCCCGGGCTCCAGGCTCGACTGTCCCTGGATCAGTGGTCCAGAGCCACTGGGGGCCCCGCAGGGGACAGcgaggggagggggcggcggtGTCCAAAGCTGGTCCCGGCAGGAACCTCAGGCCACGCTTGTCCCCATGTCACAGGTGGCAGCaaccgaggccccgccccccaaGAGCCCTGCTGGCCCGGCATACCTCCCCCGCACCCCGCAGCCGCCCCCGCTCCCCACCTACCTCGGGCGGCGGCATCACCCAGAAGGGCGCGATCTTGGACTCGGGGCCGGGGTTGCCGGGGTAGTAAggggctggggggagagggggagacgCCAGGCCTGGATGGGGCGCTCGgcggcccccgccccccagccccgggGCCCCGCGCCCGAGGGGCTCACAGCAGagcagggccaggcagggctggaAGCCATTGCCCGAGCCCTGCAGCCGCAGCTGGTACTCCATCTGCGCGTCGATGTCCCGCAGCGAGGGCAGCGCCGGGCCGTGCGGGTGACTGTGGTACCAGCCCACCAGGGACAGGCCCCGCAGGAACAGGCTGTGGCAGATCTGGGGGACAGAGGCCAGCTGGAGCCCCgggcgcccccagccccccaccccaagcccccGGCGCCCCCTCACCTCCTCTTCCACGGCGGCCGCCGTGTCGGGGTCCCCGAGGCGGCTCCGGCAGGGAAAGGCTCTCAGCACCGTGAGCACTGCGCGGAGGCGGGGTGCGGCGTGGGTACGGCTCCCGCACCCCAagcggcccccagcccccccgGCCCCCATACCCACTCTGGCTGGTGGTGTCCCAGCGGCCCCCCAGGTAGCCCACGACCTCGCTCCGCGTCAGGTGACTGTGGAAGTCCTGGGGACAGGATGGGGGGGGTTAGGGAGGGTGACATCAGAGAACGGCCCAGGCCACACCCCCGCCCGCTCCACCTCGACGTGTATGCAGCGCCGGCTGTTTACCACTGCGAGCCAGGAAGACAGGCTCCTGCCCTCGTGGACGGATGCTCCAGGGTCCCGCCCTCCCTTGGGTACCCCAGGCCCTGGGAGCCCCtggcccccccacccaccccgggcAGGGGAAGGGCGCTCAGCCACCCACCAGCAGGAACAGCACGTTGCTGGAAACAGCCACGTTGAACGGCTGGAACTTGTTGATGGCTGCAAAGGAGGTCACttccaccagggtgtgggggTCCCTGGAGGGGCCGGGAGGGGCCCTCAGCCTCAGGGAACCCCAGCCAGCTGGGAGGAGCGGAGGCCTGGCTCCCCGAGCCCTGTCCCCTCCCACGCCCAGCAGGGGCTCCGGGGCAGCCGGGGAGGGGTCGGGGCGGGCAGGAAGCAGGCCTCACCTGGCAGAGTCCCGGCTGCCCAGGGTGCAGTAGCGGACGGGCACCCGGACCCTGCTTTCCACTGGCTTCCCGGGGGGGGCggcttctggggggggggggggcaggcagcGTCAGTCCCTCCCCAGCCCAGAACTGGAAGACAAGGAAAGGGCAGTTCAAGAAGAAACAAGTgcagaaaggggaggggaggggaggggaaaaagaggacaacaagaacaaaaaaaagaaaaaaacaaaacaaaatttttaataaaaaaaaaaaaagaataaaaaatgtggatattttttaggaggtactggggcttgaacccaggacctcatacatgggaagcaggtgctcagccactgagctacaactgcttcccaatgagaattggttttgttgtgcttttttaggagatactgggcatcgaacccaggatctcatacatgggaaacaggcactcaagtgcttgagctacatctactccccagagTAAAAGATTGAAAAACACAAGAGTAAaacaagaaataggaaaaaatgaaaatcgggacacagatgtggctcaagcgattaggctcccgcctacaacatgggagggaGGCCCATTTGTTGGGTTCCCGATGCTTCCTAAATAAGACGCAAGCTGGCGCCCAGataggcacagcaagctgacccaacaagagacacaagaagaaaaaacataacgagagTACAAAGTAGGGGGCAGagtttcccggtgcctcctaaagaaacaaaacgaacagacacagcaaatacaaacaacgagggggtggggagagaaaataaaataaaaaatctaaaaaaataaaaataagtataaataaatCAGGCTGCGGGGCTGGGAAAGCAGGCAGCAGGCTAAGAAATTGGGCAGGGAGCTATGAAATCAAACGGGGAGCTCAGGAAAGGTGGTGATGATTTCAAGAAGTCAAGCCGTGGGTGAAAGAAATCAGGCAGCGAGGCTGGGGAATCAGGGTAAGGCCTAAGGAAATCAGGCAATGGGGGGGTAAAGAAATCCTTTAGGGGAGCAAAGAAATCAGGTGGCACATACAGAAAGAGGGTCACGGTACCAAGAAATGCATCCTTAGAGCTGGAGAAGTCAGGCAGTGAGAGTGAAATTAGGCAGCGGGGAAAGGAAAAATCAGCGGGGCatctggtggggtgggggctgaggaAAACGAAGGTCTGGCCGGTGGGCAGCCCCTTCCCCCAGCGGAGCCCGGCCCTGCCCGCTCCCCGATGCCCCTCACCAGGGTGGGCAGTTTCCAAAGCGCCCTTCCCCGGGGGTCTGCGGCTCTTGTCCTCTGCAGACACTCCAGCCggagcctcctcctcctcctcctcctccatcagcagctcctcctcctccccttcgcTGGCCGGGCTCTGGTGGGGACAAAGCGGAGGGGAGCGGTGAGCCCCTCAGCCGGGTACCCCCGGTCCCCACCAGGCTCCCCCAAAAACCTGACCCAGGCGAGCTGGAGCCCTAGCACCCTGCCATTGCGCCAGGTGCCCGCTAGAGGGAGGCAGCGAGCTGAGGCTCTGGGGGTGGGGAACGGGATGGGGGGCAGGCACTTCACAGGTTGGAGTCCCTTGTCCAAGCTGTGTGTCCTCCGGCAAGTGCCCTAACCTCTCTGATCATCACATCTGGAGAGCACTGACAGACCTCCGGCCCTCACAGAGGTGGCGGTGTCGGGGTGAAATGGGGTCGTGTGTGTGTCAAGCATTTAGCAAATGCGCTGGAGCTCCCTTCACCGGCCAGGCCCCCCCATCGCGGCTGAGGGCAGCTCTGCCCACCCACTCGCTCAGGACAGCAACCTTCCCCGAACCCCCACGTCCCAGCCATCTGCAAACGCCGTCAGCTCCACTTTCAAAATCATCCAAACCCTGCCCCCTTCTTCCCTCGAGGCCATCTCCCTGGTCCAGCCCCACCAGTGCCCACCTCGTCCCCCAGCTCCCACCGTCCTCCCCGCAGCAGCCAGAGGGCGCCTGTGAGCAACTAGTTGGGGCCCacccctcctctgcccacagcccTCCATGGCTCCCACCTCCTTCCCAGTAAAAGCCCACGTCCTCCCCGCAGCCCTCCAGGCCCTGCACGCCCCGCAccgcccctccctgccctgccccctctctccctcccctccagcctCGTGGGCCTCCTAGCCTTTGCCAAGTCCCTTCCCCATTACTTCCCCCTCCCGTCCCCTGCTCAAATGTCATCTGAGCATGCACAAGGATCGACTTattggttctctctctctctctctctctctctctctctctctctcttctctatttTAATCAATACACCCAAAAAAAGAGCCTGGCTGAAAGCATTTCCTAAATACCTGCTAAATGAATAGCCAatgaattttacaaataaagaaaaccgAGGCACACACAGGGTCCCTGGCCAAGTTCACCCAGCTGGTAAGTACTCGAGGAACATGGACACTTATAACCTTGGCACTCAAGGCCCCCCAGCACCTGCTCCCTGCCAACATCTCCAGCCCCACCAGCCCCCCAAGACATCTAAGCCGCCAGCATCACCAGCTATTCAGTTCCCTAAGCAGCATGTTGTTTTGTGCCTATATGGCTTTGCACATGCCATTCCCAAACTCCTACCTATCCGTCAACACCCCAGCTCCAACATCCCCTCTCTGCAGACCAGCCCTGGGAGGATCTGTGTCCAGCGGGGCACCCCTCCTCCGACGAGCTAGGGAAGGTTTGCCACGGGAGGCTGCAGGACGCACCTCGTCAGTGGCAGCTGATGGCACATGGAGCTGGTGTCGCCTCAACCAGGCAGCCTTGTACTTGTCCAGCTTCTGGCCCTTGTACTTGACGGAGGCCCAGCCGCAGCCCGACTTCTTGGCTGGGTTCACCAGCTTCTTGCAGTGGGTGGCCCAGGCGCTGGGTGAGTTGAACACCTGCCCCGTCTCCTGCCAGACGATTCTCCCATCTGGCTGCAGGTCCCCCATGAACTTCTTCCCCTGGAGCGACAGTGGGCTGCCTGGGCCTGGGGCCTGGCACCCGCTGGCCACCAAGCCCCCTCCTCCGGGAAGCCCTCCTTGATCCCTGGCTGCTCCCGGGGGCCCGGCACCCACTTCCCCCTACAGCACCGCTTCCAGGACGCCTTCCTTGGATCCCAAGGTCAGCTTGGGCCTCTGCCTACAATGCCTGGGTGTCCACCCGAATCGGCATCTCGTCACCTGTCTATCTGCCCCACTGGACTGTGTGTCCCCTAAAGGCAGGGGACAGGGACTGCCTAGGTCAACACTGAGTCTCTAGCACCCAACAcagcctggcacacagcaagtgccTAATTCACCAATTGCTCCCACTCAGAATTGACACAGGAAGGATGGCAGGCTACAAGCCATGGGTTTTACTCCTTTAATCCTCACCCAACCCCAAAGAAAACAGTCCCAAGGTTACAGACGGGAAAATCGAGTCACTGAGGGGTCCAGAGAACCAGGAAGACGCTGCCCATcgcccctctctgagcctcagtttctccctttGTGGGATGGGGTGTTGGGCGAACCACATCCGCCCGCCCAGAAGGGCTTGCCCTGGGTCTGgaggctccgggcctcagtttcccatcccCACACCAGGACAGACAGCGAGATGGGCGCTCACCAGGTAGTAGATGGACAGCACCCCGGTGCCCGGCTCCAGCAGCGAATCTTTGAGCAGCACCCGCAGCGTGACCGCGCGCCGAGTGAGTGCACCCCCCagcccgccgccgcccccgcacccGGCCCCGCCGCCGCTGCTGCCTCCGCTGCGCCCGCCGGCCGTGCCCGCCGGCCGCTCGTGGTCCTCGGCCTCCACCTCGTCCTCGTCCTCATCCGGCGCCTCCTCGACCGCGCCGCCCGCCGGGGACAGCGGCTCCGGAGCTGCGGGAAATGGCAGGCTGCAGCGGAGTCCCGCGCGCCGAGCTGCTCCGCACGAGGCCCGCCCAACCCCCTGTGCCCGGCGCTCTGCACATCAGCAGCCCCCGCCCAACCCGCCCAACACGCCTTGGCCGCTGCGCCCCGCGCGTCCACCGCCTCCCGCGAGGCCCGCCCAACCCACCCCGGCCGCTGAGCCCcgcgcgcccaccgcctcccgcGAGGCCCGCCCAACCCGCCGCGGCCGCTGCGCCCCGCGCCCAGCCGCCCGCGCGAGGCCCGCCCAACCCGCCCCGGCCGCTGCGCCCCGCGCGCCCACGGCTCCGAGCGAGGCCCGCCCAAACAACCCCGGCCGCTGCGCCCCGCGCCCAGCCGCCCGCGCGAGGCCCGCCCAACCGGCCCCGGCCGCTGCGCCCCGCGCCCAGCAGCCCGCGCGAGGCCCGCCCAACCCGCTCTGGCCGCTGCGCCCCGCGCGCCCACCGCCCCGCGCGAAGGGGGCCCTACCTGCCATGTCCGCAGCACCCCGCGCCCGGCCCCCTGCGCGCTGCCGGCGCTTTTCTCTCGGCACGTGACGCGGCCCCGCCCCGAGTGGGAGGGGTGTGCCCGAGCCCTGGGCCGGGGCAGGTGGGCGGGTGAGGGACGCTTGCTGGGGccagcagggaaactgaggcccgggcCCTCCGAGACTGGAGAGTGAGCGTGGGAGCTCGGTCTCTTGGGATCATTCGGGAAACTGAGGCCACCGTCCCTGGGAGAGGGTAGAGCCTGGGAGCTCTGCTCATGGATCCAagcggggaaactgaggctgggaccTCTGCTTTCGGGGCGCTCAGTGGCACCACCCTATAGGGGCTGGAGGACGCGGGGGACTTAGCTCACTGGGATGAGCGGGGAAACAGAGGCCCGCGGCCACCACTCTTGAGAACCTTGGGGACCgggggagaaactgaggcccggggAATGAAACACGGTGTCCCCTGGGGCTTGCGCGCTGGACTCGAGAGGCAAGTTCGCGCCCAATGCGGGTGCCAGTCACTAAAAGGTTAATGCCCACCCTCGCGGTCCCGCCCTCGCTTCCGCTGAGTCCACGATTGGGCCAGAGCGGGAGCCCGCCAGCCTATTACAAAAGGCCTGTCTCATGTTCAGCCAATGGACAGCAGCCGCCGCGCTCCTTCGAGCCAATCAGTAGTAAACGGAAGCTTCCCTGAGCTCAGCCTCAGCCAATGGGCAGTCGTCTACCTCGGCCAATCCGCAGAAGAGCCTGAGTTTCATGTATCCAATCGGCTACAAGGGCTGGTACTCAGCCAGCCAATCAACGCCCGAATCAAACCTGCCCCGCCGGCctggcccggccccgcccccagccctctTGGGGCTCCGCCCGGGGGGCGGGGTCTGGCTGTTGGCGCCCCGGCTGGGGCAG
Protein-coding regions in this window:
- the MPND gene encoding MPN domain-containing protein isoform X1, which translates into the protein MAAPEPLSPAGGAVEEAPDEDEDEVEAEDHERPAGTAGGRSGGSSGGGAGCGGGGGLGGALTRRAVTLRVLLKDSLLEPGTGVLSIYYLGKKFMGDLQPDGRIVWQETGQVFNSPSAWATHCKKLVNPAKKSGCGWASVKYKGQKLDKYKAAWLRRHQLHVPSAATDESPASEGEEEELLMEEEEEEEAPAGVSAEDKSRRPPGKGALETAHPEAAPPGKPVESRVRVPVRYCTLGSRDSARDPHTLVEVTSFAAINKFQPFNVAVSSNVLFLLDFHSHLTRSEVVGYLGGRWDTTSQMLTVLRAFPCRSRLGDPDTAAAVEEEICHSLFLRGLSLVGWYHSHPHGPALPSLRDIDAQMEYQLRLQGSGNGFQPCLALLCSPYYPGNPGPESKIAPFWVMPPPEQRPGDYGIPMDVEMACVQDGFLTNDILREMTLLLDFYKGAPDLVRFQEPWSHEHTYLDKLKLSLASRTPRDQGLGPALEQVYSALRQGS
- the MPND gene encoding MPN domain-containing protein isoform X2 translates to MAAPEPLSPAGGAVEEAPDEDEDEVEAEDHERPAGTAGGRSGGSSGGGAGCGGGGGLGGALTRRAVTLRVLLKDSLLEPGTGVLSIYYLGKKFMGDLQPDGRIVWQETGQVFNSPSAWATHCKKLVNPAKKSGCGWASVKYKGQKLDKYKAAWLRRHQLHVPSAATDESPASEGEEEELLMEEEEEEEAPAGVSAEDKSRRPPGKGALETAHPEAAPPGKPVESRVRVPVRYCTLGSRDSARDPHTLVEVTSFAAINKFQPFNVAVSSNVLFLLDFHSHLTRSEVVGYLGGRWDTTSQMLTVLRAFPCRSRLGDPDTAAAVEEEICHSLFLRGLSLVGWYHSHPHGPALPSLRDIDAQMEYQLRLQGSGNGFQPCLALLCSPYYPGNPGPESKIAPFWVMPPPEQRPGDYGIPMDVEMACVQDGFLTNDILREMEPWSHEHTYLDKLKLSLASRTPRDQGLGPALEQVYSALRQGS